The Marinobacter bohaiensis genome segment GAATAGATATGCGAAGTAAACATGTAGGTTTTTCTTTGCTCGAAATAATGATCGTAGTGGCTTTGATTGGAATCTTGGCGGCCATATCGATTCCTTTGCTGCAAGGCTATGCAGCAAGAGCTCAAATAAATCGAGTGGTTAGTGAGCTTGGCGTTTACAGAACCGCATTCGAGTCAAACCTGTCAAGTCTGACTGAAGTAACCAATGAAAGCCTTGGGTATACACCTTCTGAGCTGACGACAGGTAGTTCGGCAGTGGAGATTGCGGTGATTAATCCTGACGGAACAGGGCATCTACAGGTGACCATGGGCGGCAATGCACAGCAGAATTTGTCGGGGTTGGTCATACGTTTTCAAAGATCTTCTTCCGGTAGGTGGTCTTGCATTATTGATAAATCTGCAGTGCCTAGCTGGAAGGAGAGCTATAAGCCAGCGGGGTGCGCGGTGCCGTGAGTTTTCCAACAAATCGAGCTCCGAAAGGTTTAGGTTGAAATTTCATGCAAGGGGCGTATGTCCGGGAGGTGCTGGGTTTAATTTTTTGAACTGTGAAAATAAAAGGATGATTTAAAAAATTCGTCCAAAGAAGCGCCCTGTATCTTCTGTTTCCGAATAATTATTTCTGCTGATTTTGGATCAAGGTCAACTTCTGGGTTCGTCTATTATGCGTGCTGATGCCGATATGTTTTATGGGAATTGGCTAACTTGTGTTTGGCCACCGCAGGATGATCCGGTGCAGTTTCGATAACGAGAGGCAGCAGCAATCCTGTTGATATTGTGTAGTAGTAATTTTTATAAAATCTATTTTTCCAATGCTGTTCGACCATGTTAAGAATTGTTTCTGGACCTGCCTTTTTGGCTCGGTTGAGGTTATGGCTTTGCTTTCACCTGGTATGTAAAAGCGTGCAGTAATGCAGCCTCTGTCGCGTCATGCACTCTCTTCTTTATCGAAATCTCCGTAGTAAAAATGACTCCTAACTGGGTATCGTCCCGGCTCCGTCCATCCGCGCAAGCAGAGTACAAGAGGAGTGCCGAGCCTCTTGTTTAAGGCTTTGCCAGCAAAAATGGCTGGTTGAGATCTACTTTCGAGCTTGATGGAATGTAAATGACATCAGTCGGCGATTGCAATAGACTCTATGCGCCTCGCCTTATGCCATCAAGGCTGATGGACGGGCGGTGGCGTAGAAGCGTTGCCAGACTCTCATTATGGGAAAGACAGTGGTAGGTTCAGTACATGACAGATACATCGGCTCAGGCGCAAAGCGAACTAAGTGACGAAATCAGCTTGGTTGATCTAGCAGTTACCTTTTTACGCCGTAGGCGTTTGTTTTATCTGGTTTTCTCGGTTTGCGCCCTGGCAGGGGTGGTGTATGCGCTTATGGCAGAGACTACGTATCGCTACACGAGTTTGGTGCAGGGAGCCATGATCGATTCGGACCAAGCGCTGGAGTCACCGCCGGCATTGCTCGCGGCAATCGAAGATCGATGGTTGCCTGAGGTTCGAGCGAACTACATCGCGGATGAGGGAGTATTCCCGCTAAGTGTAACGGTTGAGGCCCCGAAGAATTCAGATTTGGTCAAGTTAATCTCGGAAGCTAGCGACGATCAAGTGAAAACCGTAGAAAAGATTCACAGCACACTTATTCAGGCTGTGTCCGAAGATCAGGTTCGGAAGCTGAGTCAGTATAGGAAAAGGCTGACACTGCAGCTCAAAGCGGTTGAGGATATTGTTAAATCGCTTCAGGAAGACGGTGTTAGTGGAGAGGCGCTGGCTGAAGCAGTGGATCGTAAGCTTGATCTGGAATTGACGTTGTCCAATCTGCAACCCATGGAGCAGTTGGTGGTTGCACGACAAAGTCATGATGCTACAGGGCCGAAAAGAATGTTGATAGTTGTGCTATCTATTTTTTTGGGCGGCGTGCTTGGGCTCTTGACAGTGCTCTTGGCGGAGTTTTTTGCGGCGGTTCGCTCTCAAATGGCTGGTCAGGGGTGAGGGCATCAACTCGTGCCTTAAGGTTTCTGGTGGCGACTAGCTAAATGGAAAGCCCGCTCAAGAAGGATTTAATTCACTGCTATAGAAAAAGCAAGTAAACACGATGGAAACAAGTAACCATATTATCGCTGTAATCGGCCTCGGTTACGTCGGCCTACCACTTGCGGTGGAGTTCGGTAAAAAGCGTCCTGTTATCGGCTTTGATATCGATCAGAAACGTGTCGATGAACTTCGAAATGGACATGATCATACGTTGGAGGTCAGTGGTTCGGAGCTCAGCTTGGCGAGTTGTCTCAGCTATACCGCCAGCTCTGATGATCTGGAATCCGCGAATATCTATATCGTAACGGTGCCAACGCCTATTGACGAGCACAAGCGGCCAGACCTAACTCCCTTGATCAAGGCAAGTGAAACGATAGGGAAGACTCTTAAGAAAGGCGACGTTGTCATTTACGAGTCTACGGTTTATCCGGGGGCAACCGAGGAGGACTGCGTACCGGTTCTCGAACGGGTGTCTGGCCTCGTTTATAACCAGGATTTTTATGCAGGTTATAGCCCTGAGCGTATCAATCCGGGGGATAAAGAACACCGCGTTACCAACATTAAGAAAGTCACTTCCGGTTCAACCCCGGAAACGGCTGATTTGGTGGATTCGCTATACGAAGAGATCGTTACGGTAGGGACTCACAAGGCAAGCAGCATCAAGGTGGCTGAGGCGGCGAAAGTGATTGAGAATACTCAGCGGGATCTGAATATTGCCCTGATTAATGAGTTGGCGATGATCTTTAACAAAATGGGGATCGACACCGAAGCGGTTCTGGAAGCGGCGGGCTCTAAATGGAACTTTTTGCCGTTCCGTCCTGGCTTGGTGGGTGGCCACTGCATTGGCGTGGATCCGTATTACCTGACTCACAAGGCACAGACCATCGGCCACCATCCAGAAATTATCCTCGCCGGTCGCCGCCTTAATGATGGCATGGGGGTCTACGTGGTCTCCCAACTGGTAAAGTCGATGCTGAAAAAGCGTATTCACGTCGAAGGGGCGCAAGTACTGGTGATGGGGTTGGCCTTCAAGGAAAACTGTCCGGATCTGCGTAATACGCGGGTGATTGATATCATTCGAGAGCTACAGGAATACAACACCAAGGTTGATGTCTTCGATCCCTGGGTTTCAGTACCTGAGGCTGAGGATGAGTATGGCATCGTGCCAGTGGAGGAGCCTGCGCAAGGTGCTTACGATGCGATTATCATTGCGGTCGGCCATCAACAATTTAAAGCGATGGGCATTGAAAGCATTCGCAATCTTGGCAAAAGCGCTGGTCACCTGATTTACGACTTGAAATATCTGTTTCCGGCAGGCCAGTCTGATATCCGCCTTTGAGGCGCGTAGAGTAGCT includes the following:
- the tviB gene encoding Vi polysaccharide biosynthesis UDP-N-acetylglucosamine C-6 dehydrogenase TviB; this encodes METSNHIIAVIGLGYVGLPLAVEFGKKRPVIGFDIDQKRVDELRNGHDHTLEVSGSELSLASCLSYTASSDDLESANIYIVTVPTPIDEHKRPDLTPLIKASETIGKTLKKGDVVIYESTVYPGATEEDCVPVLERVSGLVYNQDFYAGYSPERINPGDKEHRVTNIKKVTSGSTPETADLVDSLYEEIVTVGTHKASSIKVAEAAKVIENTQRDLNIALINELAMIFNKMGIDTEAVLEAAGSKWNFLPFRPGLVGGHCIGVDPYYLTHKAQTIGHHPEIILAGRRLNDGMGVYVVSQLVKSMLKKRIHVEGAQVLVMGLAFKENCPDLRNTRVIDIIRELQEYNTKVDVFDPWVSVPEAEDEYGIVPVEEPAQGAYDAIIIAVGHQQFKAMGIESIRNLGKSAGHLIYDLKYLFPAGQSDIRL
- a CDS encoding pilin → MRSKHVGFSLLEIMIVVALIGILAAISIPLLQGYAARAQINRVVSELGVYRTAFESNLSSLTEVTNESLGYTPSELTTGSSAVEIAVINPDGTGHLQVTMGGNAQQNLSGLVIRFQRSSSGRWSCIIDKSAVPSWKESYKPAGCAVP
- a CDS encoding Wzz/FepE/Etk N-terminal domain-containing protein, yielding MTDTSAQAQSELSDEISLVDLAVTFLRRRRLFYLVFSVCALAGVVYALMAETTYRYTSLVQGAMIDSDQALESPPALLAAIEDRWLPEVRANYIADEGVFPLSVTVEAPKNSDLVKLISEASDDQVKTVEKIHSTLIQAVSEDQVRKLSQYRKRLTLQLKAVEDIVKSLQEDGVSGEALAEAVDRKLDLELTLSNLQPMEQLVVARQSHDATGPKRMLIVVLSIFLGGVLGLLTVLLAEFFAAVRSQMAGQG